The Methanocella arvoryzae MRE50 DNA window GTGACAGCTCCAGCGGTCACCGGTATAATCGCGACCAAACCTGATAGCAGAACCAGAATGATAACAGGTTTAATATAATTCTTACACATAATCACAAGTTATCACCTTTCGTGTATACGGACATCGCAACCAGACAGATGAGAACGATCGCTGCCGCGAGGAAAAACAGGTTGAGTAGGTTAGCGCTGAACCACTGGCTGACCGTTAAAGAAGTACTCTGAAGATTGGCTGCGCTACTGATATACAGGTTGCACATCGCACTTCTCGGGCTGAAATTCCTCAGGCCTGGAAGCAGCCACGTCCAGCCGACATAGCCGTCCATGAATATATACGCTATAGCCACTGTGGTCGAGATCAGTAAATCCCTAAAAATAATACTGATCAGCAAAGCGATAGCCAGCGTTATAGACGTATAGCAGAACGCGATTATAACGTATATAACGATCTTAGCGAGAAAATCTAGGGGATTCGTAGGGGTGAAATAAAATAGTGATAGCACCAATCCTGCAAGAAGCATACTGTAAACAATAATTGCTAGCATATAGCAGTTTAAACCCAGGAACTTCCCCGCGAGAAGATCTCTCCGGTATACAGGCTTGGATAAAACGATGTTCAGCGAATGATTCCGTCTCTCCTCAGCGACCGACATCACACCTATAAACACGGCAACGACCACACCATAGATCGACGTGAACATAAATGTCTGACCGATACAATAGTACAGGCCAGCTTCATCGGGTCCTCCTATAAAGTTCGCAGCAGTACCGCCAGCCCCGTTTAAAACCGCTAAAAACGACAACAGGAGAACAATCACCGGAGTCATTGGATGATAAAACACTCGGGCAAACTCATTCAGGGCAATATTAATAAGTACGTTGAACGGATTCCGGTACATCAGGCCACATCCCTCCGCAGAAATATAATGTAGCTTATAATAACCAGAATAACCACATACAAGAGCAATTTAACAACATTGGGCATCGATTCAGATAAAGCCAGGATCAAGTCATTAGAAGGCCTCAGGATATTGTTGCTCTCGATAGGTTTTTTAAAAATGCTACTCATGATACCGTTCGGTATGAAATCGTGGAATGGATTACCGGTATTAAAGTTCATGCCGAGCAGAGTAGTTAACTTCCCGGAAATTTCCACCGAAAGGGCGTCGACAAAAAAACACTTTACCATCATGCTCAGGATCAGTGCGAAGGCAAGGTCGGTTACGATCAGTGATATCAGCATGGATAAGGAGAAGAAAAACAGCACATAGAGCAATGAAATTAGTGCTATAATCGGAAGCCTGACGAAATATCCCTCGGCCAACGAGATAAAAGAGCCGCCCCAAAAAAACTGAATGTAACCTGTATAAATTAAAATGGAAAGGACGAAGATAGATAAGATAAATAGAGAACAGCCGAGTAGCTTTCCGTTAAGTATAGTGTCACGGTAGAGTGGCTTTACTGTCAAAGTATTCAAAGTATTATTGTACCGTTCTGCAGCCACAGTATATACGCCGAGAACCATCCCGAAAAATGCCCCATAATACCATAGGACATATCCGATGTTCCAGAGAAGAACGGACGTATAATAATCAGAATCCCCTACCCCCATCATATGAATCATAGAAAGCGTCTGTGAGTAAGCCTCATTCCCGGGCGCCTGAATCTCGATCATAACTTTGACAAATAGCAAGACATAGATGGCGCCAATTACGAGAATCAGCTTACTTCGCAACAGGTTAGTATACTCATTTACAGCTATGACACCGATATTTCTCAACAGACTCCCTCCGAAAAAAGGGCCACCTAGGTACCTATGTGGCTATCTCGATACTCCACAACCATTTTAAGTCACTGTGATGGTTTCCTGATCCGTCGACGTGAAGTAATTATTCAGACCCCACCAGAACCCAAGGCAAATATTGTAGGGCTTATTCGCACCATAATTTGTACTACTCGCCGTCACGGTCGTGGACCTCTCTTGAGACTGACCTGGCGCACTTAGCAGATCCCTGTAGAGAACCTGATTATACTGTGGCGACGTGTAAATACTGGAATAACAGTATACACCATCTATATTACCCGAAATATCATCGGTAGCATACACCCATTTACAGGTCTCGGAAAAAGTACTACCTCGTGCAACAGTAAAACTGTTACTCGGATCGTTATCCCATCCTGCGCTTGGCCCATCATTCAACGATGCCTGCGGCACCATTGCCGACGCGTTTCCGCTGGCGACCACCGCAAGTATTATTGCGGCAAACGCCAATACAAAGACTTTGTTGTATTTCACGATACTAACTCCATTTATTGTTCGGCAGGCATTGCCTTGCCTGCCGATTTATTGTTTTACAAGAGGAATTATATAAAGTAGTATTGATACGTATCACTACCTCTCGTTGATAGGTACTTATTTTGGGCTAATTTTTGATGAATAGTATAAAATAAATAATATAGCGCACGATTCCTAGGCGATTAGGAGAGGCCATTTATATACACCTACTTATTAACCCCTTATTATAGTGAGTTAAGGGGTTGGTATAAAACGGA harbors:
- a CDS encoding ABC transporter permease; the protein is MYRNPFNVLINIALNEFARVFYHPMTPVIVLLLSFLAVLNGAGGTAANFIGGPDEAGLYYCIGQTFMFTSIYGVVVAVFIGVMSVAEERRNHSLNIVLSKPVYRRDLLAGKFLGLNCYMLAIIVYSMLLAGLVLSLFYFTPTNPLDFLAKIVIYVIIAFCYTSITLAIALLISIIFRDLLISTTVAIAYIFMDGYVGWTWLLPGLRNFSPRSAMCNLYISSAANLQSTSLTVSQWFSANLLNLFFLAAAIVLICLVAMSVYTKGDNL
- a CDS encoding ABC transporter permease, whose protein sequence is MRNIGVIAVNEYTNLLRSKLILVIGAIYVLLFVKVMIEIQAPGNEAYSQTLSMIHMMGVGDSDYYTSVLLWNIGYVLWYYGAFFGMVLGVYTVAAERYNNTLNTLTVKPLYRDTILNGKLLGCSLFILSIFVLSILIYTGYIQFFWGGSFISLAEGYFVRLPIIALISLLYVLFFFSLSMLISLIVTDLAFALILSMMVKCFFVDALSVEISGKLTTLLGMNFNTGNPFHDFIPNGIMSSIFKKPIESNNILRPSNDLILALSESMPNVVKLLLYVVILVIISYIIFLRRDVA